Proteins from one Nakamurella multipartita DSM 44233 genomic window:
- a CDS encoding 3-hydroxybutyrate dehydrogenase — translation MTQPSMNQSRPLAGRTALVTGAASGIGRAITERFLQDGAQVVAVDRDAERLGKMCADTGATPLVIDLSDIAGLPAAIADVAPTVDVLVNDAGIQHVERIEDFPIETFETILKIMLTAPFVLTRAVLPGMYERGWGRIINVSSAHGRRASPFKSAYVTAKHGLEGLSKVIALEGAAKGVTSNCINPGYVRTPLVEKQITNQAAVHDLPEDEVLAKIILTSSPVKRLIEPEEVAAAAAFLCTPACNSMTGSDLVLDGGWGAR, via the coding sequence ATGACACAGCCGTCCATGAACCAGTCGCGACCCCTGGCCGGCCGCACCGCCCTCGTCACCGGGGCGGCCAGCGGCATCGGCCGGGCCATCACCGAGCGTTTCCTCCAGGACGGCGCCCAGGTGGTGGCGGTCGACCGTGACGCCGAGCGGCTCGGCAAGATGTGCGCGGACACCGGCGCGACTCCACTGGTCATCGACCTGTCCGACATCGCCGGGCTGCCGGCGGCCATCGCCGACGTCGCCCCGACGGTGGACGTCCTGGTCAACGACGCCGGCATCCAGCATGTGGAACGGATCGAGGACTTCCCGATCGAGACCTTCGAGACGATCCTGAAGATCATGCTCACCGCCCCGTTCGTGCTCACCCGGGCCGTGCTGCCGGGGATGTACGAGCGCGGCTGGGGCCGGATCATCAACGTCTCCTCCGCGCACGGCCGGCGGGCCAGCCCGTTCAAGTCGGCCTACGTCACGGCCAAGCACGGCCTGGAAGGGCTGAGCAAGGTCATCGCCCTGGAGGGCGCCGCCAAGGGCGTCACCAGCAACTGCATCAACCCCGGTTACGTGCGAACCCCGTTGGTGGAAAAGCAGATCACCAATCAGGCGGCCGTGCACGACCTGCCCGAGGACGAGGTACTGGCCAAGATCATCCTGACCTCGTCGCCGGTCAAGCGGCTGATCGAGCCGGAAGAGGTGGCGGCCGCCGCCGCGTTCCTGTGCACGCCGGCCTGCAACTCGATGACCGGCTCGGACCTGGTGCTCGACGGCGGTTGGGGCGCCCGCTGA